TACTATTGGGAACAAGCACTATAATATTTCCATTTACATGATTATATGCCAGGCACCTAAACAGGCATCTAAACTTCAGAAGGCATCATATCTACTCCCCAAAGTAACCGGGCACCTTTTACTAAGAAATTCCATCAAAAAGAAATTTAAAAGCCAATACCAATAGTACGGCTCCACCAATCAAATTGAAAAGTGAACCAATTTTCTTTGATGCAAACTTAGCTATTTTCATCCCAATCATCGTAGAAAAAAATGCCCAAAGCCCAATTGAAAAAATGTAGGGAGTTAGAGGCTTACCTGATGATCCGAGACTGACCCCCACTGCAAAAGCATCTAAACTCGTGGCAAAAGAAACTATGATTATTTTTGTGAAACTATGAAATGACTTAACCTTTTGGTCACTCTGATTCACGTCTCTAAGTTCTTTAAGGCCGTCAACACTCATGTGTGTTGCAACAAAGAAAAGAAGTAAAAATGAAACCCAATGGTCAAATGAGTCGAACTCCGAAACTACTTTTGCTCCTGCAATCGCCCCTAAAAACGATACCAAAGCTTCGGCTCCTCCAGAAGAACAGGCGAATTTCAAAGCATCACTAGCTTTATGAGTTCTTGTTCCCAAGGCCAAAGCTGCAGAAAAAGAATCCGCAGAAAGAACTAAACCCACAATTATAACTTCAAAAATATTTATCATTTAATCCTCACTTTTTAGTTTTACCGTGAGGTTATTCGATAGAAACGAGACAACACGGCAATTAAATTAACTACCCATGCTAGTCTCGCCAACAAGATCAAATCTTGCAGCTACACCGGAGGAATAACCCCATTATGTCGATATAGCTTTTGCTTTTTCATTGCAACTGACTACTCCCTAACTATTTTGAAAATAAAAACTTAAGAGCCTGTTGTCAATGATGATGTTTTATGTGAGTAACATCTTTCCACTAACTATTCTCTTTTAATCGAAATATCCGAAGTCCCATAACAATTCCTCAAAAAGATGCCGCTCCAAGCAAAAAAATTGAATCATACCCTACTAAATGACTCAAATATTACTTCGACCATATGATTGCAGTGATGCGCTTCGCTGCAGACAATATAGGATCAAAATAAATAAAAGTTTTTAGGCTCTTTCACAATTAGTAATCTTATCTTTTCTCTTTGTTCTCTATGTATCCCAGATATCTTCAATAACAATACTATATTCATCTCCACATTTTTTATACCCTAGGTCTTCCATATCTATTGGGATGTACTTAGATATTTTAATTATCCTGGTGTTTTTCCCCTGGTGACAATGCGCTCTCCTTTCGCTTTAGAATCATTTATATGATAAAACACATCTGCGTGTCGCTTTGAAACAGCTAGACCATTAACTTCGGGCAAATATTCTACATCTAGACTATGATGTTCTTTAATCACACTCAAAATAGCACAATGAGTCGTTGCTGAAGCTTCACTAAAAATGATGAAAAACAAACATAAAAGTATAAATATTTAAATAGACTTCATCAATATTCTTTCTTTGAAGTAATACCTAAAAATTTAATGAACATAAACCATCTTCGTTCCAATTCTATCACAATTGTATCACTCCCCTAATCTAAGTTTAAACGATCAAAATAATATTCAAATAAAATTTACTGTTTGTTTAACTTGTTTATTGAATCAATTAGGCTATCAACATCTTTGTTTAAACCAACAACTTTATTTTTAATAACTCCGCTCTGATCCATCAAAAATATGATATTCGAGTGAGCAATATCTCCATTTTGTAGTTTTTTGTAATTTACTCCTAGCACTACCGCCAATTCTTGTACGGTGGCATTATCAGATGTAATCAACATCCATTTGTTTAAGTTCATTTTTCGTTTTTTTGCATACTCTTTGAGTTGTTTTGAAGTATCTTTTTCTGGGTCAAATGAAATTAGCAAAAATTTTACATTAGATATTTTTATTTTTTCCATCTTCTTTTCCAGGTCCAACATTGTCGAAGTGATAATTGGACAAGCATACCCACAACTCGTATAAACCATTGCAAATATAGTAGGTTGAGATGAAAGGTCTTTTAACTGAATCGTTTTTCCTTCCTGGTTGGTCCATTTTGAATCCAATTGGAAAATCGACATTTCAGGAAGCGTATCTTCTGTTTTCATTTCCATATTGGTGTGATGCTTGTGATTATTTTTATTCGCCTCATCTCCATTGGATGCCAAAGTTGATGACGCTAGCAAAATGCAAATCAAAAAAACAAAACATTGATAGAATAAATGGTACTTCATAGCTTTTCTCCAATCGTTTTAACACATCGAAATCCTAAATTTTTTACACAAGAACGACCTTGTAAACTGCTCCTCAATGCATAACGCATAAAGGCAGGATAATTTTCTTTATCTTGGCTGCTTAAAGATCCACTTCCACAAAACAAACCTCGATTCAAAGACGAATCTTCTCGAGATTCTCCTGTAACAAGTACTGTATTGAAATCAAAAGTCCATTCCCAGACCAAACCAAATAAATCATGTATCCCAAGGGAATTTTTTGACGTTGAGCCTACGTTGGGCAAATGGCTTTGGGTTGGCTTAGAGTACCATTCTAAAATCCGTGCTCGCAAAGCCTCTTTTGCTTTTTGACTCTTCTTTTCTTCAATCTGAGCCATATATTCCCATTGATCTGTATTGGGTAAGGTTTTTTCTTTAGATTTGCAAAAAGCTTGCGCTGCAAACCAAGAAACATTGCTTACTGGCGAATTCTTGGAAACATCTTTTCCGATTTTCAAAGGCCTCTCCCAATGTTTCAAGTAATTTTCATCTGCAAAAAGCTTAGACACTTCGTTCTTCTGCCACTTTGAATGTTTTTTTACAAACTCGAGAAATTCTTGATTCGTTACTGGATATGGGTCTACAAAAAACGATTTGATATAAATTGGTTTCTGTCCATTATTCTCTTTAACGAATGGAACCCACTGACCTTCCGGAACACGAATCATTTCTTTTACTAACTCAGCCTTTAAAGAGTCTGTCCAAGTTAAAAACATAAGCAGACTCCATAAAAGTACTCGCATCAAATCAATACGCTCTTGTTTAGTGTCCAGAAGCATTAAGATCACCTTTAGTTTCTTTCACTTCTGATGGCTTCACCACTCCCCCTGAGTTTCCCCAGGAATTATAAACATAGGTCAAGACATTCGCGATATCCTCGTCAGATAAAGACAACGACGGCATAACACTGTTGTACGTTGCTCCATTAACTTCAATCATTCCACTCAAACCACCTTTGACGACTTTGATTGCTCTTATTTTATCGGCATTCAAGTAATCTGACTTCGCAAGAGGTGGAAAGGTTGAAGCTAAGCCTTCCCCATTGTTTTGGTGACAGGCTGCACAGTTTTGTTGATACACAGATTTTCCAAGCCTGATTTGATCTGCCTTATTTTTAGCAACCGGTTTATTTGTTATAGACTCTTCAATTTCCTGAATGGCTCCACCTTCTGGAAGATAAATTCGATCGTCTTGTTTTCCAGAATAAACATCTTTGTTTTCATCTCCTTCAACCTTGATCATTCCCAAAGCACCTTTATTAAAGGCTCTAAAAATAGAGTGATCCACCAGAATAAACGTACCTGGAGCTTCAAGCACGAACTCAGTAATCGCAGAACCTCCTGCTGGAATTAATGTGGTTTGTACATTTTCATTAATCGTAAAACCACCTTCTGGATATACCTTATCAAATATCTCCCCAATAACATGAAAGGAAGACGCCAGGTTTGGACCACCGTTCCCCACGTAGAGACGAATTTTTTCACCCACCCTGGCACTTAGAGATTGATCTCCTGTCATTGCACCAACAGCGCCATTAAATACCACGTAATCGGGTATTTCGGTCAACGCTTTTTCCATGCTAAAAGGCTGGTGTCCTTTGTCGCCGTATTTCCCTTTTGTATAAAACTCACTCTGCATCACGTAAAATTCTCGATCAACTTTAGGTAAGCCTTTTTTAGGCTCGACCAGAATCAAACCATACATTCCATTAGCAATATGCATCCCAACAGGCGCGGTT
This genomic interval from Oligoflexia bacterium contains the following:
- the nirK gene encoding copper-containing nitrite reductase; translated protein: MKLIKSVFTIIVGAFFLVGCQDNANVELTNRASSLEEIKGEEEAVLTHAPNVPPPITRKHATKVIVKLETVEKVAKLMDGVDYTIWTFGGEVPGKFIRVREGDMVEFHLSNHPDSKMPHNIDLHAVTGPGGGATSSFTAPGHTSVFSFRALNPGLYVYHCATAPVGMHIANGMYGLILVEPKKGLPKVDREFYVMQSEFYTKGKYGDKGHQPFSMEKALTEIPDYVVFNGAVGAMTGDQSLSARVGEKIRLYVGNGGPNLASSFHVIGEIFDKVYPEGGFTINENVQTTLIPAGGSAITEFVLEAPGTFILVDHSIFRAFNKGALGMIKVEGDENKDVYSGKQDDRIYLPEGGAIQEIEESITNKPVAKNKADQIRLGKSVYQQNCAACHQNNGEGLASTFPPLAKSDYLNADKIRAIKVVKGGLSGMIEVNGATYNSVMPSLSLSDEDIANVLTYVYNSWGNSGGVVKPSEVKETKGDLNASGH
- a CDS encoding formylglycine-generating enzyme family protein; this encodes MFLTWTDSLKAELVKEMIRVPEGQWVPFVKENNGQKPIYIKSFFVDPYPVTNQEFLEFVKKHSKWQKNEVSKLFADENYLKHWERPLKIGKDVSKNSPVSNVSWFAAQAFCKSKEKTLPNTDQWEYMAQIEEKKSQKAKEALRARILEWYSKPTQSHLPNVGSTSKNSLGIHDLFGLVWEWTFDFNTVLVTGESREDSSLNRGLFCGSGSLSSQDKENYPAFMRYALRSSLQGRSCVKNLGFRCVKTIGEKL
- a CDS encoding manganese efflux pump, with protein sequence MINIFEVIIVGLVLSADSFSAALALGTRTHKASDALKFACSSGGAEALVSFLGAIAGAKVVSEFDSFDHWVSFLLLFFVATHMSVDGLKELRDVNQSDQKVKSFHSFTKIIIVSFATSLDAFAVGVSLGSSGKPLTPYIFSIGLWAFFSTMIGMKIAKFASKKIGSLFNLIGGAVLLVLAFKFLFDGIS
- a CDS encoding SCO family protein; translated protein: MKYHLFYQCFVFLICILLASSTLASNGDEANKNNHKHHTNMEMKTEDTLPEMSIFQLDSKWTNQEGKTIQLKDLSSQPTIFAMVYTSCGYACPIITSTMLDLEKKMEKIKISNVKFLLISFDPEKDTSKQLKEYAKKRKMNLNKWMLITSDNATVQELAVVLGVNYKKLQNGDIAHSNIIFLMDQSGVIKNKVVGLNKDVDSLIDSINKLNKQ